A window of Phaseolus vulgaris cultivar G19833 chromosome 4, P. vulgaris v2.0, whole genome shotgun sequence genomic DNA:
acaaatgcattttttttattaataaagataacaaatgcatttttttattaataaagataACAAATGCATATGAAACAATTTTGGGTGAAaccaatttttcttctttttattaaaatggtATTGTTTGTACGATATGAAGAAAGTCGACAATGTAACATCATTTTATTGTAAGTAAAAATAAAGGTAATACCATTTTTATGTAATtatcttaaataaaattgtagTAGTTGACACAATTTTACTTTCCCATGACATGACATGATAATAGTAATATTACGAAAAGCAATAAATCTTAATAATAAGGAGAAAAATGCAAGAAAATCAACATTTTCCATGAAAAATGTGACATTGTAATTGATTTTGTGATTGCAGAAGTATCAATGCTTCAAGGAGAAACTTGGGTTATTTATCATGCGGAACCGGGAACCCCATCGACGACTGCTGGCGGTGCCACCCTAACTGGGAGAACAACCGCCAGAGACTAGCCGACTGCGCCATCGGGTTCGGCAAGGACGCCATCGGCGGAAGAAACGGTCGAATCTACGAGGTGACAGACTCCGGCGACGACGACGCCGTGAACCCAAAGCCCGGAACCCTCCGTTACGCCGCCATACAAGACGAACCCCTGTGGATAATCTTCAAGAGGGACATGGTAATCACGCTAAAACAAGAGCTTCTGGTGAACTCTTTCAAGACAATCGACGGCAGAGGCGCCAGTGTGCACATCGCCGGCGGCGGCTGCATCACCATACACTACGTGAGCAACGTGATCGTTCACGGAATTCACATTCACGATTGCAAGCCCACGGGGAACACCAACATCAGAGACTCGCCGGAGCACTCGGGGTTTTGGACGCAATCGGACGGCGATGGAGTGTCGATCTTCAACTCGAAGCATGTTTGGATCGATCATTGCTCTCTGTCCAATTGTCGTGATGGGCTGATTGATGCCATTCATGGATCCACTGCCATCACCATCTCCAACAATTACATGACCCACCATGACAAGGTTATGCTTTTGGGACACAGTGATTCCTACACGCAGGACAAGGACATGCAGGTCACTATAGCCTTCAATCATTTTGGAGAAGGTCTTGTCCAAAGAATGCCAAGGTATGTGCCATCATTATACCTATCATGCTAAATTTGATTAAGATTTGGactataatatattttacaaaatttcgtTAAGTTTAAATTTCAAGTCTCGATcttagatttttaaaatttatcttaacGAGACTATTACGAACGAGACTATTACGAAGTggattttaaacttaatttaatttcataaaaccGGTTTATGAGGTGAAGTTTGCACACACTTATATACATTGAAAtacgatgtgggatctccaacacacccgttcacgtcgagagtgacagctcgtgcgtggtacaacatattatgggtgtTTGGATAACAGTCCGATAGCTGATGACACGATAgacccaacaaacactcgctaggataggctttaaatgactctgataccatattacataGTTAATTTTAAGCCTCACCCCATTAGCCgtttttatggggttgagttagacttaaagtccacttcgtaatatggtatcagagtcatttaaagtctatcctaTCGAATGTTTGTTGTGCTTATCAGACCACCCGCTATCGAGCCTTTATTGGACCACTCATCATATGTTATTCCAcgcacgagctgtcactctcggcgtgagagaatttgttggagatctcacatcgactagagattgagacaattcattgtatattagtgagtgcaaacctcacctatGAATCAATTTTATTGAgttaaattagacttaaagttcaccatgtaatagaaaatttattaacttTATCCGATTATCGAGTTACTATCTCATTATAAGTATTTAAGAAAAGATGATTCAACATATTACAATCATTGTGAGTAACGTTTTGGTGATGTGACTCTTGTTGCAGATGCAGACACGGGTATTTTCATGTGGTGAACAACGACTACACACACTGGGAAATGTATGCCATTGGAGGGAGTGCGAACCCCACCATCAACAGCCAAGGAAACAGGTTTCTTGCCCCAAACATAAGGTTCAGCAAAGAGGTAACAAAGCATGAGGATGCTCCACAGAGTGAGTGGATGAGTTGGAATTGGAGATCAGAGGGTGACATGTTCTTGAATGGAGCATACTTCAGGCAATCTGGTGCTGGTGCTTCTTCCATCTATGCTAGGGCTTCAAGTCTCAGTGCAAGACCTTCTTCTCTTGTTGGATCCATGACCATCACTGCTGGTGCACTTACCTGCAGAAAGGGAAACCGTTGCTGATGATCAATTCATGCTCACTTCAACTATTACACCCAACAAATCAATCAAATATAACTGCTGGGgaacaaaatcaaattaatatgTACTGATTTAATTCACCTTATGCTTAAATATTGCTTCCCCTTCAGTTacctatatataatatatatattaatagaaATTAAGTTATACCCAGTTGTTTCTTAAATACAACCTCTGCTATTTTAATTGCAATTTTTGAGTTTTGGAGAGTCATGTATTATACTTTTTAATCCATCTATTTAACATCTTTTTTGGTTCATGtaaatatatactttttattaaTCTTCATGGTAAAGACTATAAAATATTGATCAAATAACGTGTtggaataaaacaaaaaaaataaaattatacgcGTAgaaactaaaatgaatatgtttcTATATACAAAAAAGacttaagaatatttttaaattatagggAACAAATgaataattgttatttttatagaaacatgtatctatattttttttgtgaaatAGTAAAAAATAGTTATCACGATAAAATAATGCTTACTATAATAACAAACAATAATAGCCAAACCAGTAAAAGTAAGATTGTAAGATAATTGTGTAAATTATGGACActagaaaatcatgaaataaaaaccaatttttaaacaccaaaataattagttgcaactaaattagagaccattttaaaaactaaaaaaaaagtttttaaattaatttttattattgtgaaataatttctaaattggtatccaaatagctaccaagattttaactactaattatttaaattctaaatttggtaacaaaaatcttagttgttaattagataccaatttataaactatttaacagtaatagaaactaatttataaacgaaaaatttatttagtctctaaaatggtctcaaatttagtcactataacaactaattattttttgtctctaaaattgatttctatttcataattttcttgtagtgagaaaTTTGCAGATAAATGATATTTACATAATTGAAAGATAATTTTTAAGTGGTTATTTTCGTaagtatgaaaaatatattagaaaagtttatttatttcaatatttaaaaagaTTTAACCTAGAGTGAAACTTGAACTCTTGTTAAGGAGATAGTGTGAACACATGGACAATGTTGCACGGACAAAGGAGAGGAAAGTGTGGTATGGTGTTGCTCTAATTCAATCATCTTTTTGTGCTTTTTAATACGCACGCTTACTTCTGCTATGCTTTATAATCTTTTGCTTTGTGGTCCATTTCGGAAGGgaaaataatactttaaaataataatattcactTTACGAcccatataataatatatattgaaattttaaattaaaaaataaaataaatattattattttgaattatcaaaatgaatatgttttatGTTTGATGGGTTTCCAAATATCATGAACCTTTCTGAAGAGAATTCTGTTTCTTCTATCTGATCACTTCCTGACCCATCTACCTTATGGTGTTCTTCCTTCTTCTGCATGCGCAACTGTCAAAGTGAAAGCA
This region includes:
- the LOC137837163 gene encoding pectate lyase-like, which translates into the protein MASLSCFLLFALSLLTPSFVSSSTLPDPEMVVQEVQRSINASRRNLGYLSCGTGNPIDDCWRCHPNWENNRQRLADCAIGFGKDAIGGRNGRIYEVTDSGDDDAVNPKPGTLRYAAIQDEPLWIIFKRDMVITLKQELLVNSFKTIDGRGASVHIAGGGCITIHYVSNVIVHGIHIHDCKPTGNTNIRDSPEHSGFWTQSDGDGVSIFNSKHVWIDHCSLSNCRDGLIDAIHGSTAITISNNYMTHHDKVMLLGHSDSYTQDKDMQVTIAFNHFGEGLVQRMPRCRHGYFHVVNNDYTHWEMYAIGGSANPTINSQGNRFLAPNIRFSKEVTKHEDAPQSEWMSWNWRSEGDMFLNGAYFRQSGAGASSIYARASSLSARPSSLVGSMTITAGALTCRKGNRC